The proteins below come from a single Candidatus Zixiibacteriota bacterium genomic window:
- the dsrA gene encoding dissimilatory-type sulfite reductase subunit alpha yields MANAFPKTPKLDELEKGKWPSFVTEIKMAARKNPMSRDLLGLLERSYDEKLGHWKHGGIVGVMGYGGGVIGRYSDLPDEYPNISHFHTMRINQPAGWFYTSDALRKICDIWEKHGSGLTNMHGSTGDIILLGTSTDHLEPVFSELQKIDFDIGGSGSDVRTPSCCCGMARCEWACYDTMAACYDFTMAFQDEIHRPAFPYKFKFKFSGCPNDCVASIARADMSIIGTWRDNIQVDQAAVKEYADKGMNIQRDVVGNCPAKCMDWDGKQLKIENAYCRRCMHCINALPKALAPGKDRGATVLLGSKAPIVEGALLSSVLIPFVKMEPPYQEIKDVIENIWEIWCEEGKNRERVGEFIQRVGMGNFLEAIGLEPTPEMVAHPRENPYVFYEEYFEEDEGETEAAKA; encoded by the coding sequence ATGGCAAACGCATTTCCGAAAACTCCCAAGCTCGACGAGCTTGAGAAGGGTAAATGGCCAAGCTTCGTAACCGAGATCAAAATGGCGGCCAGAAAGAACCCGATGAGTCGGGACCTTCTGGGGCTGCTGGAACGGTCATACGACGAAAAGCTCGGCCACTGGAAACATGGGGGGATTGTCGGGGTGATGGGATATGGTGGCGGCGTTATCGGCCGGTACTCCGACCTGCCGGACGAGTACCCGAATATATCGCACTTTCATACGATGCGTATCAATCAGCCCGCCGGCTGGTTTTACACCAGCGATGCCCTGCGCAAGATCTGTGACATTTGGGAGAAGCACGGTTCGGGTCTTACCAACATGCACGGCTCGACCGGCGACATAATTCTGCTGGGGACCAGCACCGATCATCTCGAGCCGGTCTTCTCCGAACTGCAGAAAATCGATTTCGATATCGGCGGTTCCGGGTCGGATGTACGTACGCCGAGCTGCTGCTGCGGCATGGCGCGGTGCGAGTGGGCCTGCTATGACACGATGGCTGCCTGCTATGACTTTACCATGGCGTTCCAGGACGAAATCCACCGCCCGGCGTTCCCGTACAAATTCAAGTTCAAATTCTCCGGATGCCCGAACGACTGTGTGGCGTCGATTGCGCGTGCCGACATGTCAATTATCGGCACCTGGCGCGACAACATCCAGGTCGACCAGGCGGCAGTCAAAGAATACGCCGACAAAGGCATGAACATCCAACGCGACGTAGTGGGCAATTGTCCTGCCAAGTGCATGGACTGGGACGGCAAGCAGCTCAAGATCGAGAACGCTTATTGCCGTCGCTGCATGCATTGTATCAATGCTCTGCCCAAGGCTCTGGCTCCCGGTAAGGACCGTGGTGCCACCGTACTACTCGGTTCAAAGGCGCCGATTGTCGAAGGCGCATTGCTGTCTTCGGTGCTCATACCGTTCGTGAAGATGGAGCCACCCTACCAGGAGATCAAGGATGTGATTGAGAACATCTGGGAAATCTGGTGCGAGGAAGGCAAGAACCGCGAGCGCGTGGGTGAGTTCATCCAGCGCGTGGGCATGGGCAATTTCCTCGAAGCGATCGGCCTGGAGCCGACGCCCGAGATGGTGGCGCATCCGCGCGAGAACCCCTACGTCTTCTATGAAGAGTATTTCGAGGAAGATGAGGGCGAGACGGAAGCCGCCAAGGCCTGA